A DNA window from Campylobacter lari contains the following coding sequences:
- the nth gene encoding endonuclease III — translation MKRNLEIKELFLKHFGQAKTELVFSNAYELIVCVMLSAQCTDKRVNLITPALFKAYPSVQDLAKANLSSLKLLINSCSFYNNKAQNLIKMAQAVCEQFNGEIPMDEQDLKTLAGVGQKTAHVVMIEWCGANCMAVDTHVFRVSHRLNLSKAKTPEETEKDLTKIFKDNLNYLHQAMVLFGRYTCKAKNPLCKECFLNHLCKSKDKKI, via the coding sequence ATGAAAAGAAATTTAGAAATTAAAGAATTATTTTTAAAACATTTTGGACAAGCAAAAACAGAATTAGTTTTTAGTAATGCTTATGAACTTATAGTTTGTGTTATGCTTTCAGCTCAATGTACTGATAAAAGGGTTAATCTCATCACACCTGCTTTATTTAAAGCTTACCCTAGTGTGCAAGATTTAGCTAAGGCAAATTTATCTTCTTTAAAACTTTTGATTAATTCTTGCTCATTTTATAATAATAAAGCACAAAATTTAATCAAAATGGCTCAAGCAGTTTGCGAGCAATTTAATGGTGAAATTCCAATGGACGAGCAAGATTTGAAAACTCTAGCAGGTGTAGGACAAAAAACTGCACATGTAGTGATGATAGAATGGTGCGGGGCTAATTGCATGGCTGTAGATACCCATGTATTTAGAGTTTCGCATAGACTTAATCTTAGCAAAGCCAAAACTCCTGAAGAAACCGAAAAAGACTTAACTAAAATTTTTAAAGATAATCTAAACTATCTTCATCAAGCTATGGTGCTTTTTGGGCGTTATACATGTAAAGCTAAAAATCCTTTATGCAAAGAGTGCTTTTTAAATCATTTATGCAAAAGTAAAGATAAGAAAATTTAA
- the gltS gene encoding sodium/glutamate symporter produces the protein MKFDFYATLVTMVIVLLLGVFVIKRVKFLRDYNIPEPVVGGGIAAIILLILHSFFSLDIKFDESMKDPLMLAFFSSIGLLADFASLKKGGRKLAIFLVVVVGLLFAQNIVGIGVASAMGQNPLMGLIAGSVTMSGGHGTGAAWAAEFIKEPYFYSSATTVAIACATFGLISGGIIGGPVARYLVNKYKLVVPKQNDDKDAILNFQSPEKERLITPSSFIESLALIALCLLIGSALSTYIKTNTGFTLPTFVYCLFVGVVLRNVLSATKIHHVFDREVSVLGNVSLSLFLALALMTINLWDLVTLALPMLVILAVQVAMMAAYAIFITFRVCGKDYDAAVLAAGHCGFGLGATPTAMVNMQTVTNHYGMSHMAFIIVPLVGAFFIDIVNALVINAFLYLPFFH, from the coding sequence ATGAAATTTGATTTTTATGCAACGCTAGTTACTATGGTTATAGTATTGCTTTTAGGCGTATTTGTCATTAAAAGGGTAAAATTTCTTCGTGATTATAATATCCCTGAGCCAGTTGTTGGTGGTGGGATTGCTGCGATTATTCTTTTGATCTTACATAGTTTCTTCTCATTGGATATTAAATTTGATGAATCTATGAAAGATCCTTTAATGCTTGCATTTTTTTCAAGTATTGGTTTGTTAGCTGATTTTGCTTCTTTAAAAAAGGGTGGAAGAAAATTAGCAATTTTTTTAGTTGTTGTTGTTGGCTTGCTTTTTGCACAAAATATAGTTGGCATAGGTGTGGCAAGTGCTATGGGGCAAAATCCACTAATGGGACTTATAGCAGGTTCTGTTACAATGAGTGGCGGTCATGGAACAGGTGCAGCATGGGCAGCTGAATTTATTAAAGAACCTTATTTTTACTCTAGTGCAACTACTGTTGCTATTGCTTGTGCTACTTTTGGGCTTATTTCAGGTGGTATCATAGGTGGGCCTGTTGCAAGATATTTAGTCAATAAATATAAGTTAGTAGTTCCAAAGCAAAATGATGATAAAGATGCGATTTTAAATTTCCAGTCTCCAGAAAAAGAAAGACTAATCACACCTTCTTCTTTTATAGAATCTTTGGCATTAATTGCTTTATGTTTATTAATAGGTAGTGCTTTGTCTACTTATATTAAAACAAATACAGGTTTTACTTTACCAACTTTTGTGTATTGTCTTTTTGTAGGTGTGGTTTTAAGAAATGTTTTATCAGCTACAAAAATTCATCATGTATTTGATAGAGAAGTATCAGTTTTGGGTAATGTAAGCTTATCTTTATTTTTAGCTTTAGCTCTAATGACTATTAATCTTTGGGATTTAGTAACTCTTGCACTACCGATGTTGGTAATTTTAGCTGTTCAGGTTGCTATGATGGCTGCTTATGCTATATTTATCACTTTTAGGGTATGTGGAAAAGATTATGACGCAGCAGTTTTAGCAGCAGGACATTGTGGTTTTGGTTTGGGCGCTACTCCAACAGCTATGGTAAATATGCAAACTGTAACAAATCACTATGGTATGAGCCATATGGCATTTATTATTGTACCTTTAGTGGGTGCGTTTTTCATAGATATAGTAAATGCTTTAGTGATCAATGCTTTTTTGTATCTACCATTCTTTCATTAA
- a CDS encoding TolC family protein: MRIFLLFFIAFFLNACVGVKLEQVSQEQIKKEYFEDFNASKAWWEKYNNQDLNNILKAIIDNNKDLNIARVNFLSTLARYKLLNLDLYPTLSGNFGANIRKNLNNGTKTHSFSNGIMLNYELDIYGKISDQVASSEFLAKASEYELRSLELDTINLAINSIFEFIYFNDVDHLLNKHLKNLEQMLEIYTTKLNYGKVEYIDLLNIKKSLLNTKQNIITNLQNKDLTLKNIKDLLGKDDEHLINKMLNYTLEDFSLQKINFDIELKMLAYRPQVQAKLNQLMASYKDYTSVQKSILPSIKILGNLDGNNKNIDESFKFLILGGNVAIDLPFLDFYRVKQNVKISELTYQARLVEYKDVLQRTIHEFNFCYENDKYYNDLLKLVKNININQEKITQLYLEKYELGRSELKDYLDADALLINSLQELSRAKLSLLKNINLYHNIVLISE; the protein is encoded by the coding sequence ATGAGAATATTTTTATTATTTTTTATAGCCTTTTTTTTAAATGCCTGCGTAGGAGTAAAATTAGAACAAGTATCTCAAGAACAAATAAAAAAAGAATATTTTGAAGATTTTAACGCAAGCAAGGCTTGGTGGGAAAAATATAACAATCAAGACTTAAATAATATCTTAAAAGCTATTATTGATAATAATAAAGACTTAAATATAGCAAGGGTTAATTTTTTAAGTACTTTAGCTAGATATAAGCTTTTAAATTTAGATCTTTATCCTACTTTGAGTGGAAATTTTGGTGCAAATATAAGAAAAAATTTAAACAATGGCACAAAAACGCATAGTTTTTCAAATGGCATTATGTTAAATTATGAGCTTGATATATATGGCAAAATTTCAGATCAAGTTGCTAGTTCTGAATTTTTAGCAAAAGCAAGTGAGTATGAGTTACGCTCTTTAGAGCTTGATACGATTAATTTAGCGATAAATAGTATTTTTGAATTTATTTATTTCAATGATGTAGATCATTTATTAAACAAACATTTAAAAAATCTAGAGCAAATGCTAGAAATTTATACTACTAAACTTAATTATGGAAAAGTTGAATATATAGATCTTTTAAATATTAAAAAATCTTTATTAAACACTAAACAAAATATCATTACAAATTTACAAAATAAAGACTTAACTCTTAAAAATATAAAAGACTTACTGGGTAAAGATGATGAGCATTTGATTAATAAAATGCTAAATTATACTCTTGAAGATTTTTCTTTGCAAAAAATTAATTTTGATATAGAATTAAAAATGCTTGCTTATAGACCACAAGTTCAAGCAAAACTAAATCAACTTATGGCTTCTTACAAGGATTATACAAGTGTGCAAAAAAGTATTTTACCTAGCATAAAAATATTGGGAAATTTAGATGGGAATAATAAGAATATTGATGAGAGTTTTAAATTTTTAATTTTAGGAGGCAATGTCGCCATTGACTTACCATTTTTGGACTTTTATAGAGTAAAACAAAATGTAAAAATTTCTGAATTAACATACCAAGCTCGTTTGGTTGAATATAAAGATGTATTACAAAGAACTATCCATGAATTTAATTTTTGTTATGAAAATGACAAGTATTATAATGATTTGTTAAAATTAGTAAAAAATATCAATATTAATCAAGAAAAAATTACACAGCTATATTTAGAAAAATATGAATTAGGTCGCAGTGAACTAAAAGATTATCTTGATGCGGACGCTTTGCTTATAAATTCACTCCAAGAGCTTAGCAGAGCAAAGCTATCTTTGCTTAAAAATATTAATTTATATCACAATATTGTTTTAATTTCAGAGTAA